Proteins co-encoded in one Streptomyces sp. NBC_01571 genomic window:
- a CDS encoding CbtA family protein yields MNSATVRNLLVRGMLAGLAAGVLALVAAYFLGEPSVDDAIGFEEAHAPAHGHEVEIVSRSLQSTGGLATGVLIYGVAFGGIAALAYCFALGRVGRFSPRATALLLSGCALLAVYVVPFLKYPANPPSVGDPDTIGKRTTLYFLMMVLSVLLAIAAVILGKRLAPRWGTWYATVAAVVFFALVIGIAYEFLPVINEVPKDFPATLLWRFRISALAIQLTLWTGFGLVFGELAQRLLAPRPAAAVPGGATPVPN; encoded by the coding sequence ATGAACTCCGCAACCGTCAGAAACCTTCTCGTGCGGGGCATGCTCGCCGGCCTCGCCGCCGGTGTGCTGGCCCTCGTCGCCGCCTACTTCCTGGGCGAGCCCAGCGTCGACGACGCCATCGGATTCGAAGAGGCCCACGCCCCGGCACACGGGCACGAGGTCGAGATCGTCAGCCGCAGCCTTCAGTCCACCGGCGGCCTCGCCACCGGTGTGCTGATCTACGGTGTCGCCTTCGGCGGCATCGCCGCCCTCGCGTACTGCTTCGCACTCGGCCGCGTCGGCCGCTTCAGCCCCCGCGCGACCGCGCTGCTGCTGTCCGGCTGCGCGCTGCTCGCGGTGTACGTCGTGCCGTTCCTGAAGTACCCGGCCAACCCGCCGTCCGTCGGCGACCCCGACACCATCGGCAAGCGCACGACGCTGTACTTCCTGATGATGGTGCTCAGTGTGCTGCTCGCGATCGCCGCCGTGATCCTCGGCAAGCGCCTCGCACCCCGTTGGGGCACCTGGTACGCGACCGTCGCCGCGGTCGTCTTCTTCGCTCTCGTGATCGGCATCGCGTACGAGTTCCTTCCGGTCATCAACGAGGTCCCGAAGGACTTCCCGGCCACCTTGCTGTGGCGGTTCCGTATCTCGGCCCTCGCCATCCAGCTCACCCTGTGGACCGGCTTCGGTCTGGTCTTCGGGGAGTTGGCACAGCGTCTGCTGGCCCCGAGGCCGGCGGCGGCCGTGCCCGGGGGAGCAACTCCCGTGCCGAACTGA
- a CDS encoding CbtB-domain containing protein: protein MAQTVAPPTATPIPAKLPIGTIVPWAVFFGILMLVLLYFVGAEQGATSVVSGEDVHEWVHDARHLLGFPCH, encoded by the coding sequence ATGGCGCAGACCGTCGCTCCGCCGACAGCCACCCCGATCCCCGCCAAGCTGCCGATCGGCACGATCGTCCCCTGGGCGGTCTTCTTCGGCATCCTGATGCTGGTCCTGCTCTATTTCGTCGGCGCCGAGCAGGGCGCCACCTCCGTCGTCTCCGGCGAGGACGTCCACGAGTGGGTGCACGACGCCCGCCACCTCCTCGGCTTCCCCTGCCACTGA
- a CDS encoding enoyl-CoA hydratase/isomerase family protein, whose translation MTGAHEPGAVPGTDDPVLVHTEGHAAYLTLNRPRALNALTHTMVRRIDSALTAWEHDPAVKTVVVTGAGERGLCAGGDIRAIHDDARNGDGTASKAFWRDEYRLNARIARYPKPYVALMDGIVMGGGVGVSAHGSVRIATERSRIAMPETGIGFVPDVGGTYLLALAPGELGTHLALTGAPVGAGDALLCGLSDHYVPSESLPRLVQDLAHAPVREVLGRYVRAAPPGSLAVARRWIDACYSADTVEEIVGRLLDHGDSAAKEAAETLLGKSPTALKVTLAAMRGARRSSSLEKVLDEEYRVSCAALTRPDLVEGIRAQVIDKDRDPRWSPSTLAEVTDADVARFFAPLGEGELELTAPDTTQEAPW comes from the coding sequence ATGACCGGCGCCCACGAACCCGGGGCGGTTCCCGGCACCGACGACCCCGTACTCGTGCACACCGAGGGGCACGCCGCGTACCTCACCCTCAACCGGCCCCGGGCGCTCAACGCCCTCACCCACACCATGGTCCGGCGCATCGACTCCGCGCTCACGGCCTGGGAACACGACCCGGCCGTGAAGACCGTCGTCGTGACCGGCGCGGGGGAGCGGGGCCTGTGCGCGGGCGGCGACATTCGCGCCATCCACGACGACGCCCGGAACGGGGACGGCACGGCGTCGAAGGCCTTCTGGCGCGACGAGTACCGGCTCAACGCCCGTATCGCGCGCTACCCGAAACCGTATGTCGCCCTGATGGACGGCATCGTGATGGGCGGCGGCGTCGGTGTCTCCGCACACGGCAGCGTACGGATCGCCACCGAGCGTTCCCGGATCGCGATGCCCGAGACCGGTATCGGCTTCGTCCCGGACGTGGGCGGCACCTACCTCCTCGCCCTCGCGCCCGGCGAACTCGGCACACACCTGGCGCTGACCGGAGCCCCGGTCGGCGCGGGCGACGCCCTGCTGTGCGGGCTGTCCGACCACTACGTGCCGTCGGAGTCCCTGCCACGACTCGTCCAGGACCTCGCCCACGCGCCGGTACGGGAGGTCCTGGGCCGCTACGTCAGGGCCGCGCCGCCCGGGAGCCTCGCGGTAGCACGGCGCTGGATCGACGCCTGTTACTCCGCGGACACCGTCGAGGAGATCGTCGGCCGCCTGCTGGATCACGGCGACAGCGCGGCCAAGGAGGCCGCCGAGACCCTGCTCGGCAAGTCACCCACCGCACTCAAGGTCACCCTCGCCGCCATGCGCGGAGCCCGCAGGTCCAGTTCGCTGGAGAAGGTGCTCGACGAGGAGTACCGCGTCTCCTGCGCGGCACTCACCCGACCCGACCTCGTGGAGGGCATCCGGGCCCAGGTCATCGACAAGGACCGCGACCCGCGCTGGTCGCCGTCGACGCTCGCCGAGGTCACCGACGCGGACGTCGCACGCTTCTTCGCCCCGCTCGGCGAGGGTGAACTAGAGCTCACCGCACCGGACACCACGCAGGAGGCACCCTGGTGA
- a CDS encoding MarR family winged helix-turn-helix transcriptional regulator — protein sequence MADAIKPEQTVKPLTADEEAFLRALGRVTATLSRAVDADMLMEQPISGTEYTVLVHLSEAPDRQLRMSDLANTCGMSVSGMTRVVNRLESQSLVLRKRCPNDGRGWLASLTASGRSHLEQAWPTNLASVRRHIFSRLEGCDIAAAARVLERIAPR from the coding sequence ATGGCGGACGCGATCAAGCCTGAGCAGACGGTCAAGCCCCTCACCGCTGACGAGGAGGCGTTCCTGCGGGCCCTCGGCAGAGTGACGGCGACTCTGTCCCGCGCCGTCGACGCCGACATGCTCATGGAGCAACCGATCAGCGGCACGGAGTACACGGTACTGGTGCACCTCTCCGAGGCCCCCGACCGCCAACTGCGCATGAGCGACCTGGCGAACACGTGCGGAATGTCGGTGAGCGGCATGACCAGAGTGGTGAACCGCCTGGAGTCGCAGTCGCTCGTGCTGCGCAAGAGGTGCCCGAACGACGGACGAGGGTGGCTCGCTTCCCTGACCGCTTCAGGACGGTCACACCTTGAGCAGGCCTGGCCCACGAATCTCGCGAGTGTGCGGCGTCACATCTTCTCCCGGTTGGAGGGATGCGACATCGCCGCGGCCGCCCGGGTGCTGGAGCGCATAGCCCCCCGATGA
- a CDS encoding spermidine synthase: MSVRFEEIDWRSTPMGEISLRRRRHPVSGEDVYEVKLGDEYLMSSLFTEGEVELARLALAELPEGPLDVAVGGLGLGYTARAALDDPRVGSLIVVDALADVIDWHRRGLVPLGAGLVSDPRCRLVRGDFFAMAAGSAAAGGPVPADGPPVEGAQAAAVEAARGLDPETPGRRFHAILLDVDHSPRHVLHPGHAALYRREGLTALAELLYPGGVFALWSNDPPDSEFGSVLAEVFVETAAHVVDFDNPLQGGTAANTVYVARRRAG, from the coding sequence ATGAGCGTACGTTTCGAGGAGATCGACTGGCGGTCGACGCCCATGGGCGAGATCAGTCTGCGTCGTCGCCGGCACCCGGTGTCAGGAGAGGACGTCTACGAGGTCAAGCTCGGCGACGAGTACCTGATGTCCAGCCTCTTCACCGAGGGCGAGGTCGAGCTGGCCCGGCTCGCTCTGGCGGAACTGCCCGAGGGCCCACTCGACGTCGCCGTGGGAGGGCTCGGTCTCGGGTACACGGCCAGGGCGGCACTGGACGATCCGCGGGTGGGTTCGCTGATCGTGGTCGACGCTCTGGCCGACGTGATCGACTGGCACCGGCGCGGCCTCGTACCGCTCGGCGCCGGCCTGGTGTCGGACCCCCGGTGCAGGTTGGTACGCGGCGACTTCTTCGCGATGGCCGCGGGGAGCGCGGCGGCGGGTGGCCCGGTACCCGCGGACGGTCCGCCGGTCGAGGGTGCGCAGGCCGCGGCCGTCGAGGCCGCGCGCGGGCTGGACCCGGAGACTCCCGGGCGCCGATTCCACGCGATCCTGCTGGACGTCGACCACTCACCGCGTCATGTGCTGCACCCCGGCCACGCCGCGCTCTACCGCCGGGAGGGGCTGACCGCTCTCGCGGAACTCCTGTACCCCGGAGGCGTATTCGCGCTGTGGTCGAACGACCCGCCGGACAGCGAGTTCGGCTCGGTGCTCGCGGAGGTCTTTGTGGAGACCGCCGCACACGTGGTCGATTTTGACAATCCGCTCCAGGGCGGGACCGCCGCCAACACCGTCTACGTGGCCCGCAGGCGTGCCGGATGA